CCTCCCGAACGGAAACAGCGAGATTGTCAACCAGTTGCGTCGCGCCGCCACCTCCATTTGGCGGCCATGCTGTCAAAGCTGGTTTTTAAGGGCTACCCGGTATCGGAGCGGGAGCAGGTAACGGGAAGCGGTTCACGTTCCAGCGCAGGGATTCAGCATCCATGACAAGTTGATACTCGGGTGAATAGTTGCGCTATTGAGGGGTTAGAGTTACGTGTGCGATTATCTTTGCTGAATAGTTAAAGGACCCCCGTAGTATGAAGACCACCGACTCCAAGAAAATATCGCCCACACACGGTCGGTGGCTCATATGCCGCCCAAAGGACTACGATGTACGGTACAAGATTAATCCCTGGATGGATCTCAGTAACGTTCCTGATCAGGCGCTCGCCGTTACTCAATGGAGCGAACTTGAGCAGGAGCTTTTGCGATGCGGCGCTCAGATTGAGTATATAGAGCACGCAGATGGGCAGCCCGATATGGTGTTTACCGCTAACGGTGGGCTAGTACGGGGGCAAGATGTTGTGCGTGCACGCTTTCGCCACGCAGAGCGAGGGGGAGAGGAGCGCCACTTTCAGACCTGGTTTGAGGCCAACGGCTTTAAGGTGCATGAGCTCAGCTCTGGGAGCTTTGAGGGCGAGGGGGACGCGCTCTTTGCTGGTAATAAGCTCTTTTGCGGCTGGGGTTTTCGCTCTGATCTAGCAGTATACGATCAAATTGGCACTATCTTACAGGTGCAGGAGATTATACCGGTTCAACTGCAGGATGAGCGGTTTTATCACCTAGATACCTGTTTTTGTCCCCTAAATAATAGCCTAGCCCTGATCTATCCCGGTGCTTTCTCTCGCAAAGACTTAGAGATACTTGGGCGTGCAATTGAGCTGATTTATGTATCGGACTCGGACGCCCTCCATTTTGTGTGTAATGCTGTGGTGTTGGGTAAGGATATTATACTACCAGCCGGGTGCCCGGATACATACGCGCTGCTGACGCAACGTGGCTTTACGTCACATCCCGTTGAGTTGGGGGAGTTTATTAAAGCTGGTGGAGCTGCTAAGTGTCTATCCTTAAAACTGGCACATGGCTCTCAAACTTGAACAGAGCTCTAAAACTTGAACAGGACTGGGCATGACTAAGATAGTAGCGATAGCAGGGGGAACGGCGAGCGGAAAGACTACGCTAGCGCGCGACCTACTTCGACTTGGTGGTGAGGATCTAGTTCAGATCGTACCCCTTGATGCCTATTACCAGTGCAACGGGCACCTGCCCCTTGAGCAGCGCGCCGCCGTTAACTACGATCACCCACTGGCCTTTGAGATCTCAGTTTTGGCGCAACAGCTAGCAGTACTTAGCCGGGGGGAGGTGGTTGATATACCTGTATACGATTTTGCAACGCACTCCCGCTCGGCTGTTACGAAGCGGATTAAGCCAACAGCTCTGATCCTGGTTGAGGGGATCTTGGCGCTGCACTTTACAGAGCTGCGTAGTTTTTATTCACGCTCTGTGTTCGTCGATACGCCCGAGGCTTTGCGATTATCGCGCCGTATTGCGCGTGATGTTCGTGAGCGAGGGCGCACAGAAGCCTCGGTGCATGAACAGTGGAATGAGAACGTACACCCGATGCATCTGGAGTTCTGTGAACCAACTAAGGCTATCGCCCTAGAGATCTTTGATGGGGCGGCTTGGAACGACGAGCAGGTCTTGGCGTTGTTAGAGCGCTTAGGATAGCGCGCCCTCTTAGCGTTTTGATCTAGTGGCTTTTACCTTCGGTAGCTGATCGTTATCTCTACGAACCTTCTCTAGAGCCTGTGCTACCTCCTCATTGCCCCGTTCGGTATAGCGCATCGTGATACGAACATCGCTATGCCCGAGCGCCTGCGCCACTAGCCGAATATCGTGTGAGTTATCAAGCAGCTCAGTTGCAAATGTGTGACGGAGTAGGTGCGGATGAAGTTTCGTCTCTACGGAGTAGGCGCGAATGGCGCGCCAGATACTTTTTGGGCTTAGCTCGAAGGAGGCCAGATTAGTGGCGCTGGCACCGTAGGTGCTGATAAAGAGCGGCAACTTTGCATCGATGGCGGCGTTGCAGGATGGTAGATAACGTTTAAGCTCCGTTATGCGGCGCTGCAGATACTCCTGCAAGTTTGCGCGCATGGTGGAGGTTATATAGACATCCCGAAAGCGGCGTCCTTTAGTGCGCACCTGCTTTATCCACTCCAGTTTGTCGCTAAGCTGCCCCATCTTGATAGTACGGACCTCCTCTGCGCGCAGTCCTGTGTCGAGTAGTAGGTTTAAGATAGTC
The DNA window shown above is from Pseudomonadota bacterium and carries:
- a CDS encoding tyrosine-type recombinase/integrase, which encodes MKDISRALFGEAEPAKNVAVLALGDVVQGYLRFYADGKTHTARAKQLDTDKFLAFLARYRDRREIEHLIVKDWDLSATQRFVDDCLKSGEAPATVARRLATLKHMGRVLAERLPGFINPAREVKSPRLQAARPKSIRPKELAEVREHAEKLRSQKNSFNRLRNETILNLLLDTGLRAEEVRTIKMGQLSDKLEWIKQVRTKGRRFRDVYITSTMRANLQEYLQRRITELKRYLPSCNAAIDAKLPLFISTYGASATNLASFELSPKSIWRAIRAYSVETKLHPHLLRHTFATELLDNSHDIRLVAQALGHSDVRITMRYTERGNEEVAQALEKVRRDNDQLPKVKATRSKR
- the udk gene encoding uridine kinase — its product is MTKIVAIAGGTASGKTTLARDLLRLGGEDLVQIVPLDAYYQCNGHLPLEQRAAVNYDHPLAFEISVLAQQLAVLSRGEVVDIPVYDFATHSRSAVTKRIKPTALILVEGILALHFTELRSFYSRSVFVDTPEALRLSRRIARDVRERGRTEASVHEQWNENVHPMHLEFCEPTKAIALEIFDGAAWNDEQVLALLERLG
- a CDS encoding arginine deiminase-related protein; this translates as MKTTDSKKISPTHGRWLICRPKDYDVRYKINPWMDLSNVPDQALAVTQWSELEQELLRCGAQIEYIEHADGQPDMVFTANGGLVRGQDVVRARFRHAERGGEERHFQTWFEANGFKVHELSSGSFEGEGDALFAGNKLFCGWGFRSDLAVYDQIGTILQVQEIIPVQLQDERFYHLDTCFCPLNNSLALIYPGAFSRKDLEILGRAIELIYVSDSDALHFVCNAVVLGKDIILPAGCPDTYALLTQRGFTSHPVELGEFIKAGGAAKCLSLKLAHGSQT